AATAAGAAATGTTGCTATTGATCCAGGAAACACATTACTAAGAAACCACATTTGTTTAAGGCTAAACAATAACTGCTAATAGTTAATTGATATAGCTAATTACCTAAACTAGAAGAAAGATTATTGCCACCAATGCGGGTACTATTTGGACATGTGTATGTGTATGGACATGTTGAACTTGAGTTGAGATGTGTATGTGATGCCAAAGATGGCCACATATGTCTTTTCCTATTGTGGGGAaactccgagtggcctatgttttgccggaatgttgattcatttccattctgGCAATTTCAGACACTCGATATGTCCTGTTTTTAGCAATGGTCATGCTGAAATTTCTCGTGAATTTTtacatgacttgtgctagaacgTAGGAGATATTGAGTGCCCTGGATTTGCCGGAAAGAGAACTAATGGACATTGCAGGGCTCCACACATGGCGGTCaaaaaatcagtgagggagagtgtccaccatatatgagagaagaagaatactgactgttgtcgtggggggtcctcttcctcttctttctcgTGATAGACCTTTTGGTAATGCACATGAAGGAAAAGAagagcgaccatcaccgacggtcgaaaaACGGTGAGGGAGTGTCCACCGTATATGAGAGAGGAAGAATCCCCACTGcggtcgtgggggtcgcttcttcttcattcgaaggtgctagacattttggtgaaTGCACTTTCGAATGATAGGAGGAGCTACCAttaccgacggtcgaatatatCAGAGAGGGAGTACCCACCATGGTATCTACAGGTATTGCCATAGatttgtaatctttgaattttgAAACACGGAAAATGTCTAACGATGATAGGATCCCCGAGTGCGAATACTGCTGCGATGACCGTAGTATGTGCGACAGGGAGCCTCACCTGCAAAATGGTAGGTTCTTCACCATCAAGCTGGAAGAGACCTTCGATATTTGTATGGTACGCAATGACGACAAATATTTCATCGTAACTAATCATGACTTGTGATTCTTTACTTCAACGGGTAACTAATTCGATGTTTTTTCAATACGGAAAGAACTTCTCATGTTACAGGAAGCCAATTAGAACTAATCGTCCTAGGGTAAGCCAATTAAAACTAATCGACCTACTGTAAGTCAATTAGTTCCGGTCGGCCAACAGTTAGACGACAGGAGTGGGCAGGAGCCCAATCGGTCTGCCGTTAGCCGACAGGGTACTAATCGGcctactcttggccgactagatCTAGTCAGCCACCAGATGGCCGACTGtattattttttaaaaaaaatcggcGTAATATTTCTGAAAATTAATTAAAAAAATGTATTGTTTTTAAAAATTAGTCGGAGAACGCCCCTCATGGCAGCACATGGGGGGAGGGTGTAGCAGCacgcgcgcgcgggggggggggggggggctgtagCAGTTTCAGAGGTAGAGGTAGAGAGAGAGAAGTGCTGGAGAACGCCCCTCATAGTAGCACTTGGGGTAGCCATGGAGCTGTGCTCTAGCTAGGAAAGAAAAGAGGGAGGAACTAGTGAATGATGGAGCTACAGAGAAAAGATAAGAGAAAAATGCGTCGTACAATGTGTGGGCCAGAAAATGGTAGGTTCTTCACCATCAAGCTGGAAGAGACCTTCGATATTTGTATGGTACGCAATGACGACAAATATTTCATCGTAACTAATCATGACTTGTGATTCTTTACTTCAACGTGTAACTAATTTGATGTTTTTTCAATACGGAAAGAACTTCTCATGTTACAGGAAGCCAATTAGAACTAATCGTCCTAGGGTAAGCCAATTAAAACTAATCGACCTACTGTAAGTCAATTAGTTCCCGTCGGCCAACAGTTAGACGACAAGAGTGGGCAGGAGCCCAATCGGTCTGCCGTAGCCGACAGGGTACTAATCGGcctactcttggccgactagatCTAGTCAGCCACCAGATGGCCGACTATGtattattttttcaaaaaaatcgGCGTAATATTTCTGAAAATTAATTAAAGAAATGTATTGTTTTTAAAAATTAGCCGGAGAACGCCCCTCATGGCAGCACATGGGGGGAGGGTGTAGCAGcaccgcgggggggggggggggggggctgcagTTTCAGAGGTAGaggtagagagagagagagagaagtgggAGGGCCAAGCTGGAGAACGCCCCTCATAGTAGCACTTGGGGTAGCCATGGAGCTGTGCTCTAGCTGGGAAAGAAAAGAGGGAGGAACGAGTGAAGGATGGAGCTACAGAGAAAAGATAAGAGAAAAATGCGTCGTACAATGTGTGGGCCAGAAAAATGTACGAGTGCGTAGTCTTCCTGGTCAATCGATCCAGCAGGATCGCGTGGCCCGCGCGTCCGGCGCGCCGGATGGAAACGTTTCCCATTATATATAAAGCTATAAAGAATGTTTTGGCTGACTTATCTACAATACGTCCGTGACGTGGTGTTTGGTTTGTTTGACACGTATAAACACCCGGTATACTCTCCCCTAGGCATAAGTCAACTGCACCATCATCGATCGATCCAATTCCTCGGATTAAAATCTCGTTGGACCATTGCGACGAGTTCCATTTTGCGTCATCGACGACGCACGTACACACGTCGCCTAAGCTTATCCGGCCTGACTCAAATATGTTAGAGGCGCGAGATAGCCAGTCAGCCAAGATCTGCCTCATCATAAAAGCTAGCTACAAGCCCGGGCATCAAGACGGAACTTAGTTGAGGTCGAAACAATTACTTTCCATCCATCCACCATGATTTCATGGGCGTCGTCTCTGCCTCGGAAGCTCGTGGTGGCGGCCGCTCTTCTTGCCCTGTCCGTGGCCATCGCGGCGTCGCCTGCGCCGGCGAACCAGAGCAGCTGCTACAAGCGTCTATTCAGCTTCGGTGACTCTCTGATCGACACCGGCAACTACATCGTCCACTTCTCCGCCACGCCGGGTCCGGTCGTGGAGTTGCCATACGGCGAGACCTTCTTCGGCCGGCCCACCGGCCGCTGGTCCGACGGCCGCCTCATCGTAGACTTCATCGGTAAGTGTGCTTTggcgacgacgacgatgatgtGTACACCAGGCGTGCTTAATCACTGCCCGTCTTAGTACTTACTATGAATATATGCATGATGCATGATGCATGATACGGCGTACGTGCAGTGGAGAGGCTGGGTTTCCCGTACTGGCCAGCGTACCTGCAGGCGGCGGCCGGGAAGTCGCCGGCAGAGGAGTTCCGGTACGGCGTGAATTTCGCTGTGGGCTCGGCCACGGCGTTGAGCCAGGATTTCTTCAGGAAGAAGCGCCTCCGTGTTGACCTGATGCCCCCCTACTCCCTCGACGTCCAGATCGGGTTGTTCAAGAAAGTTGTCGCCGTGCTCGGCTCCACGGACCAAGGTGATGTGTAGGACAAAAATTAATGCATGCATGGCGCCATGGCTGCGCAACGCACTGACCATGCATATTACGGTCATGCAGAGAGGAAGGCGGCAATGGCGAGCTCGCTGTTCCTGGTGGGGGAGATTGGCGCCAACGACTACATCCAACCCTTGTTCCAGAACAAGACGCTCGAATGGGTCAGGCCCCTCGTACCCCGGATCATCAGGTCCATCGCTCTGTCCATCGAGGCTCTAATTGAGCTGGGCGCCAAGACCATGTACGTGCCAGGCATCTTCCCCATGGGGTGCACCCCGCTGTTCCTCGGCatcttccccggcgacgaccgCGACCCCGCCACAGGCTGCCTCCGGTGGCTCAATGACCTCACCCTCGTCCACAACCACATGTTGAAATCCCAGCTCGACGAGCTCCGCCGCAACCATCCGGGCGTCTCCATCACTTACGTCGACTACTATGAGGAGATGCTCAGCCTGGTCACCAAGCCGGTGGAGAATGGGTTCGCTGCAGAGACGGTGCTGGATGCGTGCTACCCCGTCTTCGTTCCTGGGAGGGGGGTGGTGCGGTGCCCGGACCCGTCGAGGTACGTGTCATGGGATGGTGTACACTTGACGGAGGCAGCATACAAGATCATGGCCCACGGGATGCTTGACGGCCCGTTTGCCATGCCGCCCATCATGTCCACATGCAACCGCAACTGCTAGACTTGCGTGCCTAAGAGAGATGCTACACCTATgaatgatttactatggaattggTTTTACATGGTGAGCTGGCTGTTTTGGGTGGTGACATGTGAGGTGGTGGTTGATACGCCTTTGTCTTAATCCAATCTTGATATTTAGTGATGACAATAAAAATACATGTAAAATGAGTTATCTCTTACtagtctttttttgcggggtttTACTTGTCTTATCTCCTATAATTAATTACATATGACTAAGTATATGGTGAGAGATATTGTGCTAAAGATCAACTCTTAATTCAGAGAAGGCAAGCCTTTCTTCTAGATTATCTCTTCTTCATATCAACATTTACTATATGTTAAAGATAGCATCATTATCCCTGACCATGGATAGGTTGGTCTCCAAGAACCAATCTGACTTTATTAAAGGCAGATATATCCCGGAGAGGGTGGTAACAGCCCATGAAGTTATCTACTCCATAGCTAGGTCTAACAACAAAGGGGTAGTTTTGAAACTTGACTATGAGAAAGCATTTGATAGAGTAGATCTGGACTTCCTCCACAACTTGCTTAAGATTAGGGTTTAATGATAATTAAGTGGGTGCATTGGATATACCTGATCACTCACAAAAGATCTATGGGTGTCAAAATTAACAATATAGAGAGTCATTTATTCCTTATTAGCAAATAGGATGCTTGTGAAAGCTACTAATAGGCATCTCATCAAAGGTCTAGGAACTGAGCTTTGTGCTGGAGATATTGTCAGCCTCCAATATGCTGATGATACTATCTTATTTGTTGACGGTGATCCATCTATGGCTACTAATCTCAAATGGGTGTTGACTTGTTTTGAACAAGCCTATGGGATGAAAACCAATTACCTGAAAAGTGAAATGATTCATATGAACCTTGATGAGGGTGAGATAGATTCCTTTCCATCCATCATATAGCTACAAGCCCGGGCATCAAGACAATTACTTTCCATCCATCCTGTAacgacccgacccgaaatcggtcaattctctgtgtagctgtaccatcccaagatcatgctggcacacacagtacattgatgcaaagattcaaagttcaatcacacctgaatttattacacgattctcatatcgagtctttattacatcataataaattcggccgaaggccaactcatgagaaataaactaaataaagttgcggaagcgtagacgaatagcgagtccatccaactccatagggcaatcgccaagcatggatcgtagcctcactcttGATCGGAAattcctctgcaacataagacgttgcagccgtgtaggtcagcattttgaatatgccggcaagtcatgaatagagaacaacaataaaattactaatactatatgcaatttggctgtggggctctaagtttcattgttttgcgaaaaagccggtttttccctacaacaaggacttgtttgcaattactacaaaatgttggtagttattgagatggttccgccaaccaatgtctcgttcccaattattaaataaccccctcaattaatttattaagttcagtgttgagatatccgaaatactccaattccagaggctcatttgtccgtaaccggggacacggctaatcgattaggttgttactctgcagaggtttgtgcactttacccgcaagaatcgttccctcctttaagtcttcgcactgcctggtgtttgaagacgggatgaacgaaacagggtcttccgaagagttcctctgggccactgccggtgcccatccaatcctaccgttcttctacatctcgtagcaccgtccggccagagtcacgcctaggctcgaccaagccagagcccataatggcttgcggctgcacaggtaagcttccggtcaatggggtatccatccgtctcttcgtggctgggtgaagctttccgcaagatgtcatggcgcttctccatgcatcccggccatccgctggtttctccagggtgcccgtcaaccgtcctccacccagtagtgaattttgaagtccatcttgagcttgatgtcatggggttttcatcatcttgactctcgcatctcccttatgaatcactcaaccaaccccgtctacgagcatagcaaaataaactacatcgtcccgggcattggtaacaagggagaagggttcatcctacctcatgatactactcaagaacataacttaacaaaattctcctactgcatgcatggtggggaggtataactctaatgcaataaaatcatagttattgtaaaaacatgatcaaatgacttgcctggctgacggtcttcgaaagctagcgactcgtaatagcaggcttcgcactccgggaattctaccgagtcaaacaatagcacaaataagtatagcacaatataatataacagcaagttgaagtaaaacacccaagcactcaaaccaaaaccaaagaaaaactcggagaagcaaatcaaggttttcatcatatcaagcaacaactaagaaatagttttacacaactaaaacttttcttaacagaacctaagcattggttttgctaactaacagaagggaaaacatcatacaaactaggagcaaaaagaatcacatcaaaagctattatagaactcctattatgcctaaaacaatcctagcaaagaaaataaaataaaagttttattctactgtaaataaaagttcatcctctgtagctacagaaactaatctaaaataaaatataaaataataaaaataaaataatttgctaactagaacagtaggaaaacaggagttagctaaataaacaagaaaaacttgatttcgacataaaactaattgtttattaaatctaaaaatacccaaacaagttcctactgctaggcatggtcaaaactaagcagtagcaaaaagaatcacaaaaaaataataatcctaGCTCAATTTGtggcagaaaaactaatctgtctaaatctaatataaaactatttctaataatttaaacatggctaaacatattttctacagaaactacaacaaatttgcaaactcacaaaaaaaaatcaactaaaaatattgaaccaactaaaagaaatagcaaaaacaaaaacagaactattctgctaaaacagaaacgaagaattaaaactaaaaagaaaaccgcGCTATTGGGCCTATATGCCGCTCAGGCAAAATCTAAATAAAAAGCGCCCGCGGCTAAACAGAAAAGTCGACCGGTTCGATCTAACAAAAAAAACCGTAAGTAAAACCGATCTATTAAATAAAACCGTACCCCTTCGTTGCTTCTAATCTAGGCCATACATGCGAGATCCAACGGTGGAGGGGAGCTCGGGCTTACAGCGTCGGCGGCGACGAACGGAGACGACAGCGGCGGCTCGGGCGTTGGCGGTGCGGCGGCTCCGGTAGTCGGGGAGGTCGGCGAAGGTGTCGGAGAGGTGCGGCGAGGAGTTGCGGAGGCGGGGGTGGAGTTTGTGGAGCTCGGGGACGACGGTGGCGatcggggcgacggcgacgactcCCTGGTGAGCTGCAgttccggcggcggcggtcgagctcggggacgacggCTTCGGGGCTCCCTGGGAGAAGAGAGGATGTCAGGGAGATGAGGAACGAACAGGGGGTTCGGGTGGTGTAGCTTGGAAGCAAGGGGGGATGCTCCCCGGTGGCAGCTGTGGTGgcgaaccgaggcggcggcggcgagatgcgaaTGGCGATGGCGTGCGCTGTGGTGGGTTTGGAGTGTAGGGTTTTAGGGGGTTCGAGGGAGGAGAGGCATAGGTATTTATAGGACATCAacttgggggagggggcggctTCGGAGCGCGATCACGGGAAGATCGGAACCGCGGCGGCGCTCGGGCGTGCTCCGGAGCGGCATAGCGTGGGCgagggggaaagagagagggcggGCCCGGGGCGTCAGCGAGAGAAAGAGGGGAGGGGCGAGCGGACGACGGAGGCGGAGGGGATTCGGCGTCGGCGCTGGGGCAGGCCGGCTCGACGTCGGTGGGCTGCGCCTGGCCCGCTGGTGGGCTGCGCTcggcgctggctgggccggttggcctggctggcgcctgaggctttcccttttttttgaaataaagggaaggaaaaatataaaaaatatatatattatttttatataggacatatatatatatatatatcaaaattctcaggggaattaatcctacaacgtggacatttttccagaggtaaaactcaaactaaaagaaaacaatttctggaaatcccaaataaaattcaaatttgaattcaaactttttggcaatacatttattctgacatttttggagtgtcatgttagctcctctcatacttttgatcaagtatttgtcagggataTTTGAAATAAATTTCAATGTCAAATCAAGTTCAATTCACAACACAAACTCAACTGCCTCTGAAATTTTCAAATGCCACTCAATTTCAATCAAAaagcatagatgcttagctaataattgtaaaacattccaaattgaaaatttgggatgttacaaacctacccaccttaagatgaatctcgccctcgagattcgggttggctagcaaataggtgcgcgtggtctcggcggaggtcttcttctcgctcccaggtggcttcctcctcggaatgatgactccacagaaccttgcaaatcttgatgatcttgctgcgggtgactTTGTTTGTAGTCTCGAGAATTCGGACGGGTTTCTCCTTATAAGTCAGATCACTGTCGAGCTGTATGGCCTCTAGGGGCACTGTGTCTCTCAACGGAatttcggccatctcagcatggcatttcttcagttgagaaacatggaagacatcgtgaactccggacaatccttccggcaattccagcttgtaagcgaCTTCTCCACGACGTTCGAGGATTTTGTAGGGGCCAATGAACCTGGGTGCCAACTTCCCTTTAACACCAAACCTCTTGATTCCACGAAGTGGGGACACACGGAGATAtgctcggtctccaacttcatacgttatctccttgcgtttactgtcggcataactcttctgtctcgactgggctatcttgagtctatctcgaattagcttgaccttctcttcggagtctctgataagatcgggaccaaaaagtttttggtctccaacaccatcccatagcaatggtgttctacacctccttccgtatagagcttcgaaaggggccatcttcagactggtctgatagctgttgttgtacgagaactctgcgtatggcaagttgtcatcccagctagacccatagtctagcgcacaggctctcaacatgtcctccaaaatctggttgactctctcggtttgTCCATCTGTGTgcggatgaaaagctgtactgagctccagcctcgtacccaaagtttcatgcaactgattccaaaactttgaggtaaattgtgttcctctatctgacacgatactcctcggaactccatgcagacatacgatcctggtcatgtatatcttggctaacttagcgctggtatatgtggtcttcacgggaatgaaatgagctaccttggtcaagcgatcaaccactacccagatagaatcataacctgaacgggtcctcggtaatcctgtgataaaatccattccaagtttttcccatttccactcgggtatcggcaaaggttgaagtaaccctgccggcttctgatgttccgcctttactcgctgacaaacatcgcatactgctacgtactcggcaatatccttcttcatacctgtccaccagaaactttccttcaaatccagatacatcttggtgttgcgtgggtgaatcgagtatggtgaatcatgggcctcctgaagaattaacttcctgacctctgggtcattaggcacatagatgcgatcctcaaaccataaagttccgtgctcatcttcacgaaaaCCTTTCGCCTTTCCGTTacacatcttttcctttatctctgcaattcccttgtctgtcttctgggcttcacggattctttcggtcagagtggactgtatatccaaggtggcgacaaatcctctctgtactatctccagtcggagctctctgatatcgtcggctaattcctgaggtaatcctccagctatgagggtgttcacataacttttacggctcaaggcatctgctacaacatttgccttccctgggtgacaatgcaatctcatgtcatagtccttgatcaattcaagccatctcctctgcctgaggttcaattccttctgcgtgaaaatatacttcacgctcttatgatccgtgtaaacatcacaactgtttccgacgaggaaatgtctccaggtcttgagtgcgtgcactacggctgctaactccaaatcgtgtgtggcataattcatctcgtgaggtcgtagctgtctggaggtataagctacaatttttccttcctgcatgagcactcctccgagtccttgacgagaagcgtcacaatatacctggtaatccttgtgtatgtccggcaaaattagcaccggggtggtaaccaaacgtttcttcagctcctgaaagctggcttcacaatcctcggtccaaatgtacttggcttccttcttcaacagctcagtcatgggcttggcaatcttggagaaattctcaata
The Aegilops tauschii subsp. strangulata cultivar AL8/78 chromosome 3, Aet v6.0, whole genome shotgun sequence genome window above contains:
- the LOC109777174 gene encoding sinapine esterase, which codes for MISWASSLPRKLVVAAALLALSVAIAASPAPANQSSCYKRLFSFGDSLIDTGNYIVHFSATPGPVVELPYGETFFGRPTGRWSDGRLIVDFIVERLGFPYWPAYLQAAAGKSPAEEFRYGVNFAVGSATALSQDFFRKKRLRVDLMPPYSLDVQIGLFKKVVAVLGSTDQERKAAMASSLFLVGEIGANDYIQPLFQNKTLEWVRPLVPRIIRSIALSIEALIELGAKTMYVPGIFPMGCTPLFLGIFPGDDRDPATGCLRWLNDLTLVHNHMLKSQLDELRRNHPGVSITYVDYYEEMLSLVTKPVENGFAAETVLDACYPVFVPGRGVVRCPDPSRYVSWDGVHLTEAAYKIMAHGMLDGPFAMPPIMSTCNRNC